From a region of the Saccopteryx leptura isolate mSacLep1 unplaced genomic scaffold, mSacLep1_pri_phased_curated manual_scaffold_17, whole genome shotgun sequence genome:
- the LOC136386856 gene encoding proprotein convertase subtilisin/kexin type 6-like — protein MATKCLSGWKLKEWSLTLYGTAQHPYTTFSSHQSRSRMLELSTPELEPPRAALSPSPAEVPEDEEDYTAPSSHGSPSTLQTSVCHPECGDKGCDGPNADQCLNCVHFSLGSTKTSRKCVSTCPLGYFRDTAARRCRRCHRGCEMCTGRGPTQCLSCRRGFYHHQEMNTCVTLCPAGSYAHEGQKKCLKCHASCKRCMGDAEKCTVCQEGFSLAWGSCVPDCEPGTYFDSELVKCGDCHHTCRTCVGEFTAAQAWVSLCRAVPGPG, from the exons ATGGCCACCAAGTGTCTGAGTGGCT GGAAGCTGAAGGAGTGGAGCCTCACCCTGTATGGCACGGCGCAGCACCCCTACACCACCTTCAGCTCCCACCAGTCCCGCTCCCGGATGCTGGAGCTCTCCACCCCGGAGCTGGAGCCGCCCAGGGCCGCTCTGTCACCGTCCCCGGCCGAGGTTCCTGAGGACGAAGAGGACTACACAG ctccctcctcccacGGCTCTCCTAGTACTTTACAAACCA GTGTGTGCCACCCAGAGTGTGGGGACAAGGGCTGTGACGGCCCCAACGCAGACCAGTGCTTgaactgtgtccacttcagcctGGGCAGCACCAAGACCAGCAG GAAGTGCGTGAGCACGTGCCCCTTGGGCTACTTCAGGGACACAGCAGCCAGACGCTGTCGCCGGTGCCACAGGGGATGTGAGATGTGCACGGGCAGGGGTCCAACCCAGTGCCTGTCTTGCCGCCGCGGGTTCTACCACCATCAGGAGATGAACACCTGCGTGACCCTCTGTCCTGCCGGGTCTTATGCTCATGAAG GTCAGAAAAAATGCCTGAAGTGCCACGCAAGCTGTAAGAGGTGCATGGGTGACGCGGAGAAGTGTACTGTCTGCCAGGAGGGGTTCAG CCTTGCATGGGGCAGCTGCGTCCCTGACTGTGAGCCGGGCACCTACTTCGATTCCGAGCTGGTCAAGTGTGGGGACTGCCACCACACCTGCCGCACCTGTGTGGGTGAGTTCACGGCCGCACAGGCCTGGGTTTCGCTGTGCCGTGCCGTCCCGGGACCTGGGTGA